A genome region from Dehalogenimonas sp. THU2 includes the following:
- the ilvB gene encoding biosynthetic-type acetolactate synthase large subunit, giving the protein MKLTGSQILCESLLKEGVDVVFGYPGGQVLPLYHTLTQYPALRHILVRHEQGAVHAADAYSRVTGRIGVCLATSGPGATNLITGLANAYMDSVPMVAITGQVPRTMIGRDAFQEADITGITIPITKHNYLVMDVNDLARTVKEAFYIAGTGRPGPVLIDLPRDIQQELADFHYPARLNLPGYKPTLGGNPLQIKKAAKLLAEAAKPVIIAGHGVRISHAYGELKQLAETLQAPVITTLLGISSFPESHELSFGMLGMHGSAYANLAVTDSDLIIAIGMRFDDRATGKISAFAPDARVIHIDIDPAEVGKNVKVDVPIVGDAKTILVELNKEIAPKRHDAWLAQLNGWKREFPSGFEIRESETILPQYVIRKIWETTKGQATVVTGVGQHQMFAAQHYFYDKPNSFITSGGLGTMGFELPAAFGAKIGLPDETVWCIAGDGSIQMTIQELGTIRQENADVKIAILNNGFLGMVRQWQELFYERNYSATPLWCPDFIKIAEAYCIPAQNVTCKADVISAIEKAMATPGPYIINFVVEPEENVYPMVPPGAGIDNILHEPRKEAC; this is encoded by the coding sequence ATGAAACTGACCGGCTCCCAGATATTATGTGAAAGCCTGTTGAAGGAAGGCGTCGATGTCGTCTTCGGCTATCCCGGCGGCCAGGTGCTGCCGCTTTACCACACGCTGACCCAGTACCCGGCGCTTCGGCACATCCTGGTTCGCCATGAGCAGGGCGCGGTACATGCCGCTGACGCTTACTCCCGGGTTACCGGCCGCATCGGTGTCTGTTTAGCCACCTCCGGCCCCGGCGCCACCAATCTCATCACCGGCCTGGCTAACGCTTATATGGATTCGGTGCCCATGGTCGCCATCACCGGGCAGGTGCCGCGGACGATGATCGGCCGAGATGCCTTCCAGGAAGCCGATATCACCGGCATCACCATACCCATCACCAAGCACAACTACCTGGTGATGGATGTGAATGATCTAGCCCGTACGGTCAAAGAGGCTTTTTACATCGCCGGTACCGGCCGGCCCGGCCCCGTCCTCATTGACCTGCCCCGGGATATCCAGCAGGAACTGGCGGACTTCCATTACCCGGCCAGGCTCAATCTGCCGGGCTACAAACCGACACTGGGCGGCAACCCGTTGCAGATCAAGAAAGCCGCCAAACTGCTGGCTGAAGCCGCAAAGCCGGTGATTATCGCCGGACACGGCGTCCGAATCTCTCACGCCTACGGTGAACTGAAACAGCTTGCGGAAACTTTGCAGGCGCCGGTGATAACCACGCTCCTGGGTATTTCCAGTTTTCCGGAGAGCCATGAGTTATCATTCGGCATGCTGGGGATGCACGGGTCGGCTTACGCCAATCTGGCGGTTACCGATTCCGATCTCATCATCGCCATAGGCATGCGTTTCGACGACCGCGCCACCGGAAAGATCAGCGCCTTCGCGCCTGATGCCAGGGTGATCCACATCGATATCGATCCGGCTGAAGTCGGCAAGAACGTCAAAGTTGACGTGCCTATCGTCGGTGACGCTAAAACCATCCTGGTCGAACTCAATAAAGAGATCGCGCCCAAACGCCACGACGCCTGGCTGGCTCAGCTGAACGGCTGGAAACGTGAATTCCCGTCCGGATTTGAGATACGCGAATCCGAGACCATTTTGCCGCAGTACGTCATCCGCAAGATCTGGGAAACGACCAAAGGCCAGGCGACGGTGGTTACCGGTGTCGGCCAGCACCAGATGTTCGCCGCCCAGCATTACTTTTATGATAAACCCAACAGCTTCATCACTTCGGGCGGCCTGGGTACCATGGGGTTCGAACTCCCCGCCGCTTTCGGCGCCAAGATCGGGTTGCCGGATGAAACCGTATGGTGCATCGCCGGTGACGGCAGCATCCAGATGACCATCCAGGAACTGGGCACTATACGCCAGGAGAACGCGGATGTTAAGATCGCGATACTTAACAACGGATTCCTCGGCATGGTCCGCCAGTGGCAGGAACTGTTCTATGAACGGAACTATTCCGCCACCCCCCTCTGGTGCCCGGACTTTATCAAGATCGCCGAGGCTTACTGCATCCCGGCTCAGAACGTGACCTGCAAAGCCGACGTCATCTCGGCCATAGAAAAAGCCATGGCGACGCCGGGCCCGTATATCATCAATTTCGTCGTCGAGCCGGAAGAAAACGTCTATCCCATGGTGCCGCCGGGAGCCGGCATCGATAATATACTTCACGAACCGCGCAAGGAGGCTTGCTGA
- the ilvD gene encoding dihydroxy-acid dehydratase: MRSDSVKTGAERAPHRALLRSLGVSPSDFKKPFIGIVNSFTDVVPGHQHLREIAEAVKSGVRTAGGVPFEFNTIAVCDGLAMNHTGMKYSLASRELIADTVEIMAQAHAFDGLVFIPNCDKVIPGMLMAAVRLNIPAVFVSGGPMLAGHINDDGEVKKVDLSSVFEAVGKFVKGDMTEAKLEEIEAAACPGCGSCSGLFTANTMNCLTEAMGMGLPGNGTIPAVDRRRHQLAHKAGETILRLVGEDLRPREIITQKAIDNAFLVDVALGGSSNSVLHLTAIAHEAGIEYPLSRINEISDRTPCLCRIRPAGEHHIEDLDLAGGIPAVMRELRDLLKLDARSVYGGIIADVIKEAPRGDGDVIRPIDNPHTRTGGIAILFGNLAPEGAVVKRSAVAPEMMVHSGPARIFNSEEEATEGIKSGKVKSGDVVIIRYEGPRGGPGMREMLTPTSLLAGMGLDKAVALVTDGRFSGATRGAAIGHAAPEAALRGPIAALHENDIIDIDIPNHRLDVRLTGDEIDSRLNRLPAFEPKIKTGYLKRYAQHVTSASRGAVFAD, encoded by the coding sequence ATGAGAAGCGACTCCGTCAAAACCGGCGCTGAACGCGCCCCCCATCGTGCCCTCCTGCGTTCCCTTGGGGTCAGTCCGTCCGATTTCAAAAAGCCCTTCATCGGTATCGTCAACAGTTTTACTGACGTTGTGCCGGGACACCAGCACCTGCGTGAAATCGCCGAGGCCGTTAAAAGCGGTGTCCGTACCGCTGGCGGCGTGCCTTTTGAATTCAATACCATCGCCGTTTGCGACGGCCTGGCCATGAACCACACCGGCATGAAATACTCTCTCGCTTCCCGCGAACTGATCGCCGACACCGTCGAAATCATGGCTCAGGCTCACGCTTTCGACGGCCTGGTCTTTATTCCTAATTGCGACAAGGTGATCCCCGGTATGCTGATGGCCGCTGTCCGCTTGAACATCCCCGCGGTGTTCGTCAGTGGCGGTCCAATGCTGGCCGGGCATATAAACGATGACGGTGAGGTCAAAAAGGTCGATCTCAGTTCCGTTTTCGAAGCTGTCGGGAAGTTCGTCAAGGGCGACATGACAGAGGCTAAACTGGAAGAGATAGAGGCGGCCGCCTGTCCCGGATGCGGCTCATGTTCCGGTTTGTTCACCGCCAACACCATGAACTGCCTTACCGAGGCGATGGGCATGGGTCTGCCGGGTAACGGCACCATACCGGCGGTGGACCGCCGGCGTCATCAACTGGCTCACAAAGCCGGTGAGACGATATTACGGCTCGTCGGGGAAGACCTGCGGCCGAGGGAAATCATTACTCAAAAGGCGATCGATAACGCTTTCCTCGTCGATGTGGCGCTGGGTGGCAGCAGTAATTCGGTGCTCCACCTGACCGCTATCGCCCATGAGGCGGGTATCGAGTATCCCTTGAGCCGCATCAATGAAATCAGTGACAGAACGCCCTGCCTGTGCCGTATCCGGCCGGCCGGAGAACATCATATTGAAGACCTGGATCTAGCCGGCGGCATACCGGCGGTCATGCGCGAGCTGCGCGACCTCCTTAAACTGGACGCCCGGAGCGTTTACGGCGGCATCATCGCCGACGTCATCAAAGAAGCGCCCCGCGGCGACGGCGATGTCATCCGCCCCATCGATAACCCCCATACGCGCACCGGCGGCATCGCCATTCTCTTCGGCAACCTGGCGCCGGAAGGGGCGGTGGTCAAGCGTTCGGCGGTCGCCCCGGAGATGATGGTTCATTCCGGACCGGCCAGGATTTTCAATTCCGAAGAGGAAGCGACCGAGGGCATCAAGTCCGGGAAGGTGAAATCCGGCGACGTGGTCATCATCAGGTATGAAGGACCGCGCGGCGGACCCGGTATGCGGGAGATGCTGACGCCAACTTCATTGCTGGCCGGCATGGGACTGGATAAAGCCGTAGCTCTGGTTACCGACGGCCGCTTCTCAGGCGCCACCCGCGGGGCAGCCATCGGCCATGCAGCGCCGGAGGCGGCGCTACGCGGCCCCATCGCCGCCCTCCATGAAAACGACATCATCGATATCGATATACCGAACCACCGCCTCGACGTTCGCCTTACCGGTGATGAAATCGATTCAAGATTAAACCGATTGCCCGCTTTCGAACCGAAGATCAAGACAGGCTACCTGAAACGGTATGCCCAGCATGTGACTTCGGCCAGCCGGGGCGCTGTTTTCGCTGATTAG
- the rpiB gene encoding ribose 5-phosphate isomerase B — MKIAIGNDHRGYSLKLQMMDWLVSNGHEVRDLGTNSEESTDYPDYAHGVAQAVASGKADRGVLICGTGIGMSMVANKLKEIRAALCYKPEYAVLTRQHNDANILCLGEMNGDDLNFEVLKAFMTTGFEGGRHQRRVDKIGDCFC, encoded by the coding sequence ATGAAAATTGCTATCGGCAACGACCACCGGGGTTACTCTCTCAAGCTCCAGATGATGGATTGGCTTGTCTCGAACGGTCATGAGGTGCGCGACCTGGGTACAAACAGCGAAGAATCGACCGATTATCCCGATTACGCTCATGGGGTCGCGCAAGCCGTCGCCAGCGGGAAGGCCGATAGGGGCGTCCTCATCTGCGGTACCGGCATCGGCATGAGTATGGTGGCCAATAAGCTTAAGGAAATCCGGGCCGCGCTGTGTTATAAACCGGAATACGCCGTACTTACCCGTCAACATAACGACGCCAATATCCTATGCCTGGGTGAAATGAACGGCGACGATTTGAATTTCGAAGTACTGAAAGCCTTTATGACGACCGGGTTCGAGGGCGGCCGGCACCAGCGGCGCGTCGATAAGATCGGTGATTGTTTCTGCTGA
- a CDS encoding L-threonylcarbamoyladenylate synthase, whose product MNPVGTQKTGDSELAKAIQILKNGGVVALPTDTVYCLAASLDHPEASGRIFDIKGRQTTKALPVLVADAIQMRQVAEMNPFAELLVRRFMPGGLTLILKKKTVVPDIVTGGRDSVAVRIPAHQLALYLIQAIGAPLTGTSANLSGCGSVCTAEEVKAQLGDRVDMILDGGRCPGGVESTIVDLTTPFPTIVRDGAVSRAELEAFYFK is encoded by the coding sequence TTGAATCCAGTCGGCACCCAGAAAACCGGGGACAGCGAACTGGCGAAAGCCATTCAAATACTGAAAAACGGGGGCGTTGTCGCTCTGCCGACGGATACGGTCTATTGCCTGGCGGCATCGCTCGATCATCCTGAGGCCAGCGGCCGGATTTTCGATATCAAAGGGCGCCAGACTACCAAGGCTTTACCGGTGTTGGTAGCTGATGCTATCCAGATGCGGCAGGTGGCGGAGATGAACCCGTTTGCTGAACTTCTGGTTCGCCGTTTCATGCCGGGAGGGTTGACTCTCATCCTCAAGAAAAAAACGGTGGTACCGGATATCGTCACCGGCGGCCGCGACAGCGTAGCGGTGCGCATTCCGGCTCACCAACTTGCTTTGTATCTCATCCAGGCCATCGGCGCTCCTCTAACCGGCACCAGCGCCAATTTGAGCGGGTGCGGCAGCGTCTGCACGGCGGAGGAAGTAAAGGCTCAACTGGGAGACCGGGTGGATATGATACTCGACGGAGGGCGCTGTCCCGGCGGTGTCGAATCCACCATCGTCGATCTCACAACGCCCTTCCCGACGATCGTCCGTGACGGCGCGGTATCGCGCGCTGAACTGGAAGCTTTTTATTTCAAATAA
- the guaA gene encoding glutamine-hydrolyzing GMP synthase produces the protein MTENTDDLKPSETHRVAMSGDIEVATYLEIAKQASDKPVTGEAVSGASRESIVIFDFGSQYSLLIARRIREINVYCELVPHDTPWEKIAHLNPKGFILSGGPASVYAPGAPMAPAYIYERKLPILGVCYGMQLITQQLGGVVAQGQAREYGHAILHLSELDSPLFKDLPEASAAWMSHGDRVEKLPLGFKSMAYTENSPLAVMGNDENIYGLQFHPEVAHTPYGKTLLKNFVFNICGCQPSWTPGHFITESIAKIKEQVGDGKVIAALSGGVDSSIVATLIHRAIGDQLTCIFVNNGLLRREEADRTLNVFRQNLGMNIIFIEATDRFLDRLAGVTDPEQKRKAIGVEFIRVFEEEALKLGQVDFLAQGTLYPDVIESISSVGTASAKIKSHHNVGGLPENMALKLLEPVRYLFKDEVRQVGVELGLPEEMVWRQPFPGPGLAIRVIGEVTREKLEMLRASDWIVMHEIKKAGLYRQVWQSFAIITDVRSVGVMGDFRTYGHMVAIRAVTSDDAMTADWARLPYDLLARISNRIVNEVPGVNRVVYDITSKPPGTIEWE, from the coding sequence ATGACAGAAAATACAGACGATTTGAAGCCTTCAGAAACCCATCGCGTCGCCATGTCCGGTGACATTGAGGTGGCCACCTACCTGGAAATAGCCAAGCAGGCCTCGGATAAACCCGTTACCGGTGAAGCCGTGTCCGGCGCATCCCGCGAATCCATCGTCATCTTCGATTTTGGCTCGCAATACAGTCTGCTTATCGCCCGGCGTATCCGCGAGATCAACGTCTACTGCGAACTGGTGCCGCATGACACTCCCTGGGAGAAAATAGCCCACCTTAATCCCAAGGGATTCATCTTATCCGGCGGGCCGGCCTCCGTCTATGCCCCGGGAGCGCCAATGGCCCCGGCGTATATCTACGAGCGCAAACTGCCGATCCTTGGTGTCTGTTACGGTATGCAGCTCATCACCCAGCAGCTCGGTGGTGTCGTCGCCCAGGGACAGGCCCGGGAATACGGTCACGCCATTCTGCATCTGAGTGAACTCGATTCTCCCCTTTTCAAGGATTTGCCGGAGGCTTCCGCCGCCTGGATGAGCCACGGTGACCGGGTGGAAAAATTGCCCCTGGGATTCAAGTCCATGGCTTACACGGAGAATTCGCCACTGGCCGTGATGGGCAACGACGAAAACATCTACGGTCTGCAATTCCACCCGGAAGTAGCCCATACCCCTTACGGTAAAACGCTCTTAAAGAATTTTGTCTTCAACATCTGCGGCTGCCAGCCAAGTTGGACGCCGGGACATTTCATCACCGAAAGCATTGCCAAGATCAAAGAACAAGTCGGTGACGGCAAGGTTATCGCCGCATTGTCCGGTGGTGTCGATTCCTCTATCGTAGCCACTTTGATCCACCGGGCTATTGGCGACCAACTGACCTGCATATTCGTCAATAACGGCTTGCTGCGCCGTGAAGAAGCCGACCGTACGCTCAACGTTTTCCGGCAGAATCTCGGCATGAACATTATATTTATCGAAGCCACTGACCGATTCCTCGACCGGCTGGCCGGCGTCACCGATCCCGAGCAAAAACGCAAAGCCATCGGCGTCGAGTTTATCCGGGTCTTCGAAGAAGAAGCGCTAAAACTGGGACAGGTGGACTTCCTGGCCCAGGGAACGCTCTACCCGGATGTCATCGAAAGCATCTCTTCGGTTGGTACCGCATCCGCCAAGATCAAGAGCCATCACAATGTCGGGGGCCTGCCGGAGAATATGGCGTTGAAGCTCTTGGAACCGGTACGTTATCTCTTCAAAGACGAGGTACGCCAGGTGGGCGTGGAACTGGGCTTGCCCGAAGAGATGGTCTGGCGGCAGCCATTCCCGGGTCCGGGCCTGGCTATCCGGGTCATCGGTGAGGTGACACGGGAGAAGCTGGAAATGCTGCGCGCTTCCGACTGGATCGTCATGCATGAGATTAAAAAAGCCGGCCTTTACCGCCAGGTTTGGCAGAGTTTCGCCATTATCACCGATGTCAGGAGCGTCGGCGTGATGGGTGATTTCCGCACCTACGGTCATATGGTGGCTATCCGCGCCGTCACCAGCGACGATGCCATGACCGCCGACTGGGCCAGATTACCCTACGACCTGCTGGCGCGGATATCCAACCGTATCGTTAACGAGGTGCCAGGCGTCAACCGGGTGGTCTATGACATCACGTCCAAACCACCCGGCACTATCGAATGGGAATAG
- the purD gene encoding phosphoribosylamine--glycine ligase, translating to MVIGGGGREHALVWKLKSSPRVTAVFVAPGNGGTAAVAQNLDIEPTDFPRLLAAVESNGIDLVVVGPEGPLAAGIVDEFQSRFIPVFGPSRAAAQLEASKSFARSIMEKYAIPCAQGRSFTNYTEAKEYLRNQALPLVIKADGLAAGKGVSVCATMGEAETALSRIMESRAFGNAGATVVIEECLIGQEMSYLAFTDGKTVLPMPPACDYKRVFDGNAGPNTGGMGAYCPPPFFTPRLAAQLDATVMYPVIRALADEGIAYRGVLYAGMMLTDSGPKVLEFNARFGDPETQVIVPRLKTDLVDIMLHVIDSSLDKINVEWSEDACVTVVMASGGYPDNYKKGLPISGLDDINSDATVFHAGTKLSNDGRIITAGGRVLSVTGCGQSLDEARRKAYDNIKHIAFDGAHYRRDIALFNAV from the coding sequence CTGGTAATCGGCGGCGGCGGGCGGGAGCACGCCCTCGTCTGGAAACTCAAGAGCAGCCCCAGGGTTACCGCCGTTTTTGTCGCGCCAGGTAACGGCGGCACGGCGGCTGTCGCCCAAAATCTGGATATCGAACCGACGGACTTCCCACGACTGCTGGCTGCGGTGGAATCCAACGGCATCGACCTGGTGGTAGTTGGCCCGGAGGGACCTTTGGCCGCCGGCATCGTCGATGAGTTCCAGTCACGGTTCATTCCCGTTTTCGGCCCGTCACGGGCGGCGGCGCAACTTGAAGCCTCAAAATCCTTCGCCCGATCGATAATGGAAAAATACGCCATTCCCTGTGCCCAGGGACGGTCCTTCACGAATTACACCGAAGCCAAGGAATACCTGCGAAACCAGGCGCTGCCGCTGGTAATAAAAGCTGACGGCCTGGCTGCCGGCAAAGGCGTCAGCGTCTGCGCTACCATGGGCGAGGCCGAGACGGCGCTTTCCAGGATCATGGAATCCCGGGCTTTCGGCAATGCCGGCGCGACGGTGGTCATCGAGGAATGCCTGATCGGGCAGGAGATGAGCTACCTAGCCTTCACCGACGGCAAAACCGTCCTGCCGATGCCTCCCGCCTGCGATTATAAGAGGGTTTTCGACGGCAACGCCGGTCCCAATACCGGCGGCATGGGCGCCTACTGCCCGCCGCCCTTCTTCACGCCCCGCTTGGCGGCACAGTTGGATGCCACTGTCATGTACCCTGTCATCCGGGCGCTGGCTGATGAAGGGATCGCTTACCGCGGCGTTCTCTACGCCGGGATGATGCTGACCGATTCCGGACCTAAGGTACTTGAGTTCAACGCCCGCTTCGGTGACCCGGAAACCCAGGTCATCGTGCCGCGCCTGAAGACCGACCTGGTGGATATCATGCTCCATGTAATCGACAGTTCCCTGGATAAGATCAATGTCGAATGGTCTGAAGACGCCTGTGTAACCGTGGTCATGGCTTCCGGCGGATATCCTGATAATTACAAAAAAGGTCTCCCGATCAGCGGCCTCGATGATATCAACTCCGATGCCACCGTCTTTCACGCCGGTACCAAACTCTCAAATGACGGCAGGATAATCACCGCCGGCGGCCGTGTCTTGAGTGTCACCGGGTGCGGCCAGTCTCTCGACGAAGCGCGCCGCAAGGCTTATGATAATATAAAGCATATCGCATTCGACGGCGCCCACTACCGCCGCGATATCGCGCTTTTTAACGCGGTATAA
- the purE gene encoding 5-(carboxyamino)imidazole ribonucleotide mutase has product MPKVAVIMGSKSDMDTMKHTSDALEQMGIEPEVLVMSAHRQPEKVHAFCTAARDSGFEVIIAGAGAAAHLPGVIASWTTLPVIGVPISSSELKGVDSLYAIVQMPAGIPVATVAVGVAGAKNAAYLAAQILGLKYPDVARAYENYRTELKGN; this is encoded by the coding sequence ATGCCTAAAGTTGCAGTTATTATGGGTTCCAAATCCGATATGGACACTATGAAACACACCTCCGACGCCCTGGAACAGATGGGTATCGAGCCTGAAGTGCTGGTCATGTCGGCCCACCGCCAGCCTGAAAAAGTACATGCTTTCTGCACCGCCGCCCGTGATTCAGGTTTCGAGGTCATCATCGCCGGCGCCGGCGCCGCCGCCCACCTCCCCGGTGTTATCGCCTCCTGGACGACGCTTCCGGTAATCGGCGTGCCTATCTCATCGAGCGAACTCAAAGGTGTCGATTCCCTTTACGCCATCGTCCAGATGCCGGCCGGAATCCCAGTTGCCACCGTGGCCGTCGGAGTAGCCGGCGCTAAAAACGCCGCTTATCTCGCCGCCCAGATACTGGGTTTGAAATACCCGGATGTCGCCCGGGCGTATGAAAACTACCGTACCGAATTAAAAGGAAACTAG
- the purB gene encoding adenylosuccinate lyase, protein MIERYSRPQMKKVWSDENKFAKWLDVEIAVCEGWVKQGVIPREALPKIKMARLNIKRMEELLQETHHDMTAFLGSVAESVGEESRFIHLGLTSSDVMDTATSLQLVEASKILADDIKALITALGKRAIEHKYTVMAGRTHGVHAEPITFGLKLALWMEEMQRNRQRLTDAVRGIAVGKMSGAVGTYATVPPDVEEYACAKLGIAPAPVSNQVIQRDRHAQFMTTLAIIGGSLEKFSTEIRALQKTEFREAEEPFGAGQTGSSAMPHKRNPELCERVSGISRLLRGYAVTSLENIALWHERDISHSSTERVILPDACLVLDYAMNIFTSVIKGMTVFPQRMRQNMDLTRGLLFSQRVLLALIDKGLSRQAAYKLVQRNAMATWGSEDQKFIDLLKADADVAASLSAEELDELFDYKFYTRHVDDIFKRLGLTTAQWKTRADTDADKLSPRSL, encoded by the coding sequence ATGATCGAACGTTACAGCCGGCCCCAGATGAAAAAAGTCTGGAGCGATGAAAACAAATTTGCCAAGTGGCTCGATGTGGAGATCGCCGTCTGCGAGGGCTGGGTTAAACAAGGGGTCATCCCGCGTGAGGCGCTGCCCAAGATCAAGATGGCGCGCCTCAACATCAAGCGCATGGAAGAACTGCTCCAGGAAACTCACCACGACATGACCGCCTTCCTCGGCTCTGTAGCTGAAAGCGTCGGTGAGGAATCCAGGTTCATTCACCTTGGTCTTACCTCCTCCGATGTCATGGATACCGCCACCAGTCTGCAACTCGTCGAGGCCTCCAAGATCCTGGCCGACGACATCAAGGCGCTTATCACCGCCCTGGGCAAACGCGCCATCGAGCACAAGTACACCGTCATGGCCGGTCGGACCCACGGCGTCCATGCCGAACCGATCACCTTTGGTCTGAAACTGGCGCTCTGGATGGAAGAAATGCAGCGCAACCGCCAGCGTCTGACCGATGCCGTCCGCGGCATCGCCGTCGGCAAGATGAGCGGCGCGGTCGGCACTTACGCCACGGTTCCGCCTGATGTAGAGGAATACGCCTGCGCCAAACTCGGCATTGCCCCGGCGCCGGTCTCCAACCAGGTTATCCAGCGTGACCGGCACGCGCAGTTCATGACCACTCTGGCCATCATCGGCGGGTCGTTGGAGAAATTCTCCACCGAGATCCGGGCGCTGCAAAAAACCGAATTCCGTGAGGCGGAAGAGCCGTTCGGCGCCGGGCAAACCGGCAGTTCTGCCATGCCCCATAAGCGCAATCCGGAACTGTGCGAGCGCGTCAGCGGCATTTCCCGCCTGCTGCGCGGCTACGCCGTAACCTCCCTGGAGAACATCGCCCTGTGGCATGAGCGGGATATATCGCACTCCTCGACTGAGCGCGTCATCCTGCCTGACGCATGCCTCGTGCTGGACTACGCCATGAACATCTTCACTTCCGTCATTAAAGGCATGACCGTCTTCCCGCAACGCATGCGGCAAAACATGGACCTCACCCGCGGCTTGTTGTTCTCCCAGCGAGTGCTCCTGGCGCTAATCGATAAAGGTCTTTCCCGGCAGGCAGCCTATAAACTGGTGCAGCGCAACGCCATGGCCACCTGGGGTAGCGAGGACCAGAAGTTCATCGACCTGTTGAAAGCCGACGCTGATGTGGCGGCATCTCTGTCAGCCGAGGAACTGGACGAACTGTTCGATTATAAATTCTATACCCGCCATGTGGATGACATCTTCAAACGCCTCGGTCTTACCACCGCGCAGTGGAAAACCCGCGCTGACACCGATGCTGATAAGCTGTCGCCAAGATCGCTATAA
- a CDS encoding phosphoribosylaminoimidazolesuccinocarboxamide synthase: MTDNNVVLKTDLPLKRFISGKVRDTYDLGDYLLIVVTDRISAFDVVLPVGIPDKGRVLNLISAFWFEKTAKIIPNHVVAVIEDVKQLDEYIPEDQRFDYPAYLTGRSMIVKKVQRLPVECVVRGYLAGSGWSEYKKSQSVCGVPLPPGLRQSQMLPEIIFTPTTKGDDTHDLPMTYQEVEKTVGAALALKLKAISIALYAFARDYARHHDIIIADTKFEFGLDNGNLILIDEALTPDSSRFWDEKLYKVGEAQDSYDKQPVRDWLEASGWNKEPPGLALPPEVIESTRRRYVHAFEVLTGKLP, from the coding sequence GTGACCGACAATAACGTCGTCTTAAAAACCGATCTTCCTCTCAAACGTTTCATATCTGGGAAAGTTCGCGACACCTATGACCTGGGTGATTATCTCCTGATCGTGGTCACCGACCGCATCTCGGCTTTCGACGTCGTCCTGCCGGTCGGTATTCCCGATAAAGGAAGGGTGTTAAACCTGATTTCGGCTTTCTGGTTTGAGAAGACCGCCAAGATCATCCCCAACCACGTCGTCGCTGTCATCGAGGATGTGAAACAACTTGATGAATACATTCCTGAAGATCAGCGTTTCGACTATCCGGCCTACCTCACCGGACGGTCGATGATCGTCAAGAAAGTTCAGCGCTTGCCGGTGGAATGCGTCGTCCGCGGCTACCTGGCCGGTTCAGGATGGTCGGAGTATAAGAAAAGCCAGTCAGTTTGCGGCGTACCGCTGCCCCCCGGCCTGCGCCAGAGCCAGATGCTGCCGGAGATCATCTTCACGCCCACGACTAAAGGCGATGACACCCACGACCTGCCCATGACCTACCAGGAAGTAGAGAAGACTGTCGGCGCCGCCCTGGCGCTCAAACTCAAGGCCATCAGCATCGCTTTATACGCCTTCGCCCGAGACTACGCCCGCCACCATGACATCATCATCGCAGACACCAAGTTCGAGTTCGGCCTGGATAACGGCAACCTGATCCTGATAGATGAAGCACTGACGCCGGATTCATCCCGCTTCTGGGACGAAAAGCTCTACAAGGTTGGCGAAGCCCAGGACTCCTACGACAAGCAGCCTGTCCGCGACTGGCTGGAGGCCTCTGGTTGGAATAAGGAACCCCCGGGCCTTGCGTTGCCGCCGGAGGTCATCGAAAGCACACGGCGACGATATGTGCACGCGTTTGAGGTGTTGACGGGGAAGCTGCCTTAA